A part of Entelurus aequoreus isolate RoL-2023_Sb linkage group LG03, RoL_Eaeq_v1.1, whole genome shotgun sequence genomic DNA contains:
- the LOC133646341 gene encoding cleavage and polyadenylation specificity factor subunit 3 encodes MATKRKVEMVVPAEESDQLHIRPLGAGQEVGRSCIILEFKGRKIMLDCGIHPGLEGMDALPYIDLIDPAEIDLLLISHFHLDHCGALPWFLQKTSFKGRTFMTHATKAIYRWLLSDYVKVSNISADDMLYTETDLEESMDKIETINFHEVKEVAGIKFWCYHAGHVLGAAMFMIEIAGVKILYTGDFSRQEDRHLMAAEIPSVKPDILIIESTYGTHIHEKREEREARFCNTVHDIVNREGRCLIPVFALGRAQELLLILDEYWQNHPELHDIPIYYASSLAKKCMAVYQTYVNAMNDKIRKAININNPFVFKHISNLKSMDHFDDIGPSVVMASPGMMQSGLSRELFESWCTDKRNGVIIAGYCVEGTLAKHIMSEPEEITTMSGQKLLLKMSVDYISFSAHTDYQQTSEFIRALKPPHVILVHGEQNEMARLKAALIREYEDNDQVHIEVHNPRNTESVTLNFRGEKLAKVMGSLADQKCVQGQRVSGILVKKNFNYHILNPSDLSMYTELSMSTVKQTQAIPFTGPYSLLVCHLRNLTGDVEELDGTEKKTLRVFQSITLIHEAGVVLLEWLANPLNDMYADAVTTVVLEVQSNPKAHKVMENQTSTLDMDTFQNRLEIMLQDMFGQDYVDISDDKNFSVTVDGKTVLICLETRSVCYEDDSIEDDSLREMVELAVQRLFDALNPITSEHGRSCAQTTT; translated from the exons ATGGCGACAAAACGCAAAGTGGAGATGGTTGTCCCGGCAGAGGAGAGTGACCAGCTCCACATTCGTCCGTT GGGTGCTGGACAGGAGGTTGGGAGGTCGTGTATTATACTGGAGTTCAAAGGAAGAAAAATTATG CTGGACTGTGGCATCCATCCTGGTTTAGAGGGAATGGACGCCCTCCCCTATATAGACTTGATCGACCCAGCTGAGATTGATTTGCTGCTCATCAGCCA TTTTCACCTTGATCACTGCGGAGCTCTGCCTTGGTTCCTCCAGAAGACCAGCTTCAAAGGAAGGACCTTCATGACCCACGCCACCAAGGCCATCTACCGCTGGCTGCTGTCGGACTATGTCAAAGTCAG CAACATTTCTGCAGACGACATGTTGTACACGGAGACAGACCTCGAGGAGAGCATGGATAAGATTGAGACCATTAACTTCCACGAGGTCAAGGAGGTGGCGGGAATTAAGTTCTGGTGCTACCATGCTGGTCATGTGTTGGGAGCTGCCATGTTTATGATTGAAATAGCTGGCGTCAAG ATACTGTACACAGGAGACTTCTCTCGACAGGAAGACAGGCACCTCATGGCAGCTGAGATCCCTAGTGTCAAGCCAGACATTTTAATTATT GAGTCAACGTACGGCACGCACATCCATGAGAAGAGGGAGGAGCGTGAGGCTCGCTTCTGTAACACCGTCCATGACATTGTCAACAGAGAGGGCCGCTGTTTGATCCCCGTGTTTGCTTTGGGAAGAGCCCAGGAACTGCTGCTCATCCTGG ACGAGTACTGGCAGAACCACCCCGAGCTCCATGACATCCCCATCTATTACGCCTCATCCCTGGCCAAAAAGTGCATGGCTGTGTACCAGACCTACGTCAACGCCATGAACGACAAGATCCGCAAGGCAATCAacataaacaacccttttgtcttCAAGCACATCAGTAACCTGAAG AGCATGGATCACTTTGATGACATCGGCCCCAGTGTGGTGATGGCGTCGCCTGGTATGATGCAGAGCGGCCTATCCAGGGAGCTCTTTGAAAGCTGGTGCACAGATAAAAGGAATGGAGTCATTATCGCTGGGTACTGTGTGGAGGGAACACTGGCCAAG CACATCATGTCTGAGCCGGAGGAGATCACCACCATGTCAGGACAGAAGCTCCTGCTGAAGATGTCGGTGGACTACATCTCCTTCTCGGCCCACACGGACTACCAACAAACCAGCGAGTTCATCCGGGCCCTGAAACCTCCGCATGTG ATCTTGGTCCACGGCGAGCAGAACGAGATGGCTCGTCTGAAGGCGGCGTTGATTCGAGAGTACGAGGACAACGACCAGGTTCACATCGAAGTCCACAACCCTCGTAACACAGAATCCGTCACCCTCAACTTCAGAGGAGAGAAACTGGCCAAG GTGATGGGTTCTCTGGCGGATCAGAAGTGTGTTCAGGGTCAAAGGGTATCAGGCATCCTGGTGAAGAAGAACTTCAACTATCACATCCTCAATCCCTCGGACCTTTCAA TGTATACAGAGCTGTCCATGAGCACAGTGAAACAGACACAGGCAATCCCCTTCACCGGACCTTACTCACTGCTCGTCTGCCACCTGAGGAACCTCACAG GCGACGTGGAGGAGCTCGATGGAACCGAGAAGAAAACCTTGAGGGTTTTCCAAAGCATCACACTGATCCACGAGGCGGGCGTGGTTCTGCTGGAG TGGCTTGCTAACCCTCTCAACGACATGTACGCCGACGCTGTAACCACTGTGGTGTTGGAAGTCCAGTCCAACCCGAAAGCTCACAAAG TCATGGAGAACCAGACTTCTACTCTGGACATGGATACCTTCCAAAATAGACTGGAAATCATGTTACA GGACATGTTTGGACAGGACTACGTGGACATCAGCGATGATAAAAACTTCTCTGTGACAGTTGATGGGAAGACGGTGCTCATTTGCTTGGAAACAAGG TCTGTGTGCTATGAGGACGACAGCATAGAGGACGACTCCCTGAGAGAGATGGTGGAGTTGGCGGTGCAGCGCCTCTTTGACGCCCTGAACCCCATCACGTCAGAGCATGGGCGAAGTTGCGCTCAAACTACTACTTAA
- the LOC133646343 gene encoding dnaJ homolog subfamily C member 30, mitochondrial-like yields MAEGILRVVRGTLNMSAKLRLKPIGKEGEGTVRSFSLSSVVLFVDFKRVNTFEAGGLTVSRDTFTTPVCVGHDVNGRDVIYINRHGSLWLGQREHPVSFPAPRTRRVCVTLTRTYSGNGGQGEPLYRSKTGYYDILEVAPGATHAQIKTAYYKQSFIYHPDRNAGCDSATVRFSEISEAYTVLGNKALRKKYDRGLLSQLDLTGSSRPSAKDTSGSSTPAQGDRRRSAVAPGGGGVFDFDKFLRSHYGEQLQREKDNRKRQKDILKQKQESMAERNKDSFSELGMVLMVVMAFCLFATFK; encoded by the coding sequence ATGGCGGAAGGCATACTTCGTGTTGTAAGGGGCACTTTGAATATGTCAGCCAAACTACGGTTGAAACCTATTGGAAAGGAAGGGGAGGGCACGGTACGTTCATTTTCATTATCTAGCGTGGTTTTATTCGTGGATTTTAAACGTGTCAACACATTTGAAGCGGGTGGCTTGACAGTTTCACGAGACACTTTCACAACACCGGTTTGTGTTGGCCATGACGTCAAtggacgtgacgtcatttatatTAACCGACATGGTTCTCTCTGGCTTGGACAACGGGAGCATCCGGTGTCTTTCCCCGCGCCAAGGACACGCCGGGTTTGCGTGACGCTCACCAGGACTTACAGCGGTAATGGCGGTCAAGGGGAGCCGCTTTATAGAAGCAAAACGGGTTACTATGACATCCTGGAGGTGGCCCCCGGCGCCACGCATGCGCAGATTAAAACCGCCTACTATAAGCAGTCCTTCATCTACCACCCGGACAGAAACGCCGGTTGCGACTCGGCCACTGTTCGATTCTCGGAAATCAGCGAAGCCTACACCGTGCTGGGCAACAAGGCCCTGCGGAAGAAGTACGACCGCGGCCTGTTGAGCCAGCTCGATTTAACCGGCTCTTCCAGACCCTCCGCGAAGGACACGAGTGGGAGCTCGACCCCGGCGCAGGGCGACAGGCGGCGGTCAGCGGTGGCGCCCGGCGGCGGCGGTGTGTTCGACTTCGACAAGTTCCTCCGCTCTCACTACGGCGAGCAGCTGCAAAGAGAAAAAGACAACCGAAAGCGACAAAAGGACATTCTAAAGCAGAAGCAGGAGTCGATGGCTGAAAGGAACAAGGACAGCTTTAGTGAACTAGGCATGGTATTGATGGTCGTAATGGCGTTTTGTCTCTTTGCCACGTTCAAGTGA